One uncultured Hyphomonas sp. genomic region harbors:
- a CDS encoding EF-hand domain-containing protein, with the protein MKRIFLATASLAAVAMVTLPAMAGPRGGPGSGPGMMKDRMVEMMDTDGDGQVSDAEIKAHKAAMFVAIDTNGDGQLSQDELSAHHDVMRAQMQARFEERRGDRVDYMFERYDTNKDGSITRDEVTAAQAARAAEWKAKKAERKAQWAEKGAQMQAKRFADMDKDGNGTISQEEFESAPMGHGRRGKFGPPGMDDMPPPPPPVDE; encoded by the coding sequence ATGAAACGTATTTTTCTCGCGACAGCGTCCCTTGCTGCGGTGGCGATGGTCACCCTGCCTGCAATGGCTGGTCCGCGCGGTGGCCCCGGCAGTGGTCCGGGCATGATGAAAGACCGTATGGTCGAAATGATGGACACGGATGGTGACGGTCAGGTCTCTGACGCGGAAATCAAGGCACACAAAGCGGCGATGTTCGTGGCGATCGACACCAATGGTGACGGTCAGCTTTCGCAGGACGAATTGTCCGCGCACCACGACGTCATGCGCGCCCAGATGCAAGCACGGTTTGAGGAACGCCGCGGCGACCGCGTGGACTACATGTTTGAGCGGTATGACACCAACAAGGATGGGTCGATCACGCGTGATGAAGTGACGGCGGCCCAGGCGGCACGGGCGGCGGAATGGAAAGCAAAAAAAGCTGAACGCAAAGCCCAGTGGGCCGAGAAGGGCGCCCAGATGCAGGCCAAGCGGTTTGCGGACATGGACAAGGACGGCAATGGCACGATCAGCCAGGAAGAGTTCGAATCCGCGCCCATGGGTCACGGCCGGCGCGGTAAGTTCGGCCCGCCCGGCATGGATGACATGCCGCCCCCCCCGCCGCCGGTAGACGAATAA
- a CDS encoding RNA polymerase sigma factor has translation MAFVSDLDQITRAAAGDPSAVAWLVDRYSPGVLGLATRMLGDRMEAEDVTQETFLRAWKALPGWEPRAKFSTWLHRVALNLCYDILRKRRESLPGELPEMTDPELTPPERLMQTERVKAIETAIAALPERQAAALTLCALQGHSQVEAAEIMETSEEALESLLARARRSLRATLAERSVA, from the coding sequence GTGGCTTTCGTATCGGATCTCGACCAGATCACACGGGCGGCGGCGGGTGATCCGTCTGCCGTGGCGTGGCTGGTTGACCGGTACTCGCCCGGTGTTCTGGGCCTGGCGACGCGGATGCTCGGTGATCGGATGGAAGCAGAGGACGTGACACAGGAGACTTTTCTTCGCGCGTGGAAGGCGTTGCCGGGCTGGGAGCCGCGGGCAAAGTTTTCGACCTGGCTGCACCGGGTCGCGCTGAACCTCTGTTACGACATCCTGCGCAAACGGCGGGAATCCCTTCCCGGAGAATTGCCGGAGATGACGGACCCGGAATTAACCCCGCCTGAACGCCTGATGCAGACGGAACGCGTGAAAGCCATTGAAACGGCGATCGCCGCCCTGCCGGAGCGCCAGGCAGCTGCCTTGACGCTTTGTGCCCTGCAAGGACACTCTCAGGTCGAGGCGGCGGAAATAATGGAAACAAGTGAAGAAGCGCTGGAAAGCCTTCTGGCCCGCGCAAGGCGCAGCCTGAGAGCGACACTGGCCGAACGGAGCGTGGCATGA
- a CDS encoding periplasmic heavy metal sensor, translated as MSDAPETSRPWPRWLIVSLMANMILLGLLAGFLLQSGPTGKPYGAPPERSSWASRDDGSRDIMRRVFRQAFKASGEERTARAEARARLGEAVAADPYDADAVREAFRELRAADDTVNEAMHEAMVDLFATMPVDERAKMARFLKHGPGDRRPERRMRPDRPGGPGERGAPPPPDMEP; from the coding sequence ATGAGCGATGCGCCTGAAACATCCCGCCCGTGGCCGCGCTGGCTGATCGTTTCGCTGATGGCGAACATGATCCTGCTTGGCTTGCTGGCCGGTTTCCTTTTGCAGTCTGGTCCAACGGGGAAGCCTTATGGCGCGCCACCGGAACGGTCCTCCTGGGCCTCCCGTGATGACGGGAGCCGGGACATCATGAGGCGTGTGTTCCGGCAGGCGTTCAAGGCATCCGGCGAGGAACGTACAGCGCGTGCAGAGGCCCGTGCGCGTCTGGGAGAAGCGGTGGCGGCTGACCCATATGATGCCGATGCCGTCCGTGAGGCGTTCCGGGAATTGAGGGCGGCAGACGATACCGTCAATGAAGCGATGCATGAGGCCATGGTGGACCTTTTCGCCACGATGCCTGTGGACGAGCGCGCAAAGATGGCGCGCTTTCTGAAACACGGCCCGGGGGACAGACGGCCGGAGCGCCGGATGCGGCCCGACCGACCGGGCGGCCCTGGAGAGCGCGGTGCACCGCCGCCGCCTGACATGGAGCCCTGA
- a CDS encoding amidase → MREYADYDGLGLAELVRSKQVSAAELLEAAATRAEAAQETLNCFSALYPDLAKSQLEGGTGDGPFAGVPFVTKDLAVEVKGAPLTNGSVAWKGNVAQRDSVLTERYRKAGLIFFGQTTTPEYGLTTTTESTLYGQTRNPWDLTRTSGGSSGGASAAVAAGVLPVAQASDGGGSIRIPASCTGLFGIKPSRGRVPMGPGRTEGWNGMSTVHAVSRTVRDSAALLDACHGRETGSRYVAPAPDRPYLEEVSRGPSKLRIALWKKAPNGTMPDADADAGLMATAKLLEELGHEVVETGPEFDGELLAKYALFTISANVAAAFDDRSEMLGRPVREDEMEPITASMVALGRTVPMVELAKANNLFNSAAIDYEQFLIDGGFDLTLSPVTHRAPDKLGTMSLAQDGEAMGKAIAGFGAHCPIFNQTGCPAMSVPLHWTEATDEAPGGLPIGMMFGGRLGSESLMFRLAGQLEQARPWAGKRPPHWVG, encoded by the coding sequence ATGAGAGAATATGCCGACTATGATGGGCTGGGACTGGCGGAACTTGTCCGCAGCAAACAGGTCAGCGCTGCTGAATTGCTCGAAGCAGCTGCCACGCGCGCGGAAGCTGCGCAGGAGACGCTGAACTGCTTCAGCGCGCTCTATCCGGATCTTGCGAAAAGCCAGCTCGAAGGCGGGACCGGGGACGGGCCCTTTGCCGGCGTACCCTTCGTCACGAAAGACCTTGCCGTCGAAGTGAAAGGCGCGCCGCTGACCAATGGCTCGGTTGCATGGAAAGGCAATGTCGCCCAGCGGGATTCTGTTCTGACAGAACGTTACCGCAAGGCGGGCCTCATCTTCTTCGGCCAGACAACCACCCCCGAATACGGCCTGACCACCACGACCGAGTCCACGCTTTACGGCCAGACGCGGAACCCGTGGGACCTGACGCGCACCTCCGGTGGCTCGTCCGGCGGAGCCAGCGCAGCCGTGGCGGCAGGTGTGCTGCCCGTGGCGCAGGCCAGCGATGGCGGCGGCTCGATCCGTATTCCGGCGTCCTGTACGGGCCTCTTCGGCATCAAGCCCTCGCGGGGCCGTGTGCCGATGGGGCCGGGGCGGACGGAAGGCTGGAACGGCATGTCGACCGTGCACGCTGTGAGCCGCACCGTGCGCGACAGTGCTGCCCTGCTGGATGCCTGTCATGGCCGGGAGACCGGCAGCCGCTATGTCGCCCCGGCGCCGGACCGTCCGTATCTGGAGGAAGTTTCCCGCGGGCCCAGCAAGCTGCGCATTGCGCTGTGGAAGAAGGCGCCGAACGGCACGATGCCGGACGCCGATGCGGACGCAGGCCTCATGGCGACCGCGAAATTGCTGGAAGAGCTTGGCCATGAAGTCGTCGAGACCGGACCGGAATTTGATGGCGAGCTGCTCGCCAAATACGCTCTGTTCACGATCTCCGCGAACGTCGCCGCCGCCTTCGACGACCGCTCCGAGATGCTGGGCCGGCCAGTGCGCGAGGATGAGATGGAGCCGATCACGGCGTCCATGGTTGCGCTAGGCCGGACGGTCCCGATGGTGGAACTCGCCAAGGCCAACAACCTCTTCAATTCGGCCGCGATCGACTATGAGCAGTTCCTGATCGATGGCGGGTTTGATCTGACGCTCTCGCCAGTCACGCACCGCGCGCCCGACAAGCTGGGCACCATGTCCCTTGCGCAGGACGGTGAAGCGATGGGCAAGGCGATTGCCGGCTTTGGCGCGCATTGTCCGATCTTCAACCAGACCGGCTGCCCGGCCATGTCCGTGCCGTTGCACTGGACCGAGGCGACCGATGAGGCGCCAGGCGGCCTGCCGATTGGCATGATGTTTGGCGGACGGCTCGGATCTGAAAGTCTTATGTTCCGTCTGGCTGGACAATTGGAACAGGCCCGGCCATGGGCAGGCAAACGCCCGCCGCACTGGGTGGGCTGA
- a CDS encoding GFA family protein: MSELKTHSGGCHCGAVRWEVDLPDAFEVEDCNCSMCAMSGNIHIIVPSSRFRLLQGNDNLAEYTFNTGVAKHLFCKTCGVKSFYIPRSNPDGVAVTWRCIDDWQDLNATVNRFDGQNWEQHAHTLAHKSKG, translated from the coding sequence ATGAGCGAGCTGAAGACCCATTCCGGCGGTTGCCATTGCGGCGCGGTGCGGTGGGAGGTCGACCTGCCGGACGCGTTCGAGGTGGAAGACTGCAACTGCTCCATGTGCGCGATGTCGGGCAACATCCACATCATCGTCCCGTCGAGCCGCTTCCGCCTGCTGCAGGGGAATGACAATCTTGCCGAGTACACGTTCAACACGGGCGTGGCCAAACACCTGTTCTGCAAGACCTGCGGGGTGAAGAGTTTCTACATCCCGCGCTCCAACCCTGACGGCGTGGCCGTCACCTGGCGGTGCATCGATGACTGGCAGGACCTGAACGCGACCGTGAACAGGTTCGACGGGCAGAACTGGGAACAGCACGCCCACACGCTGGCGCACAAGTCGAAGGGCTGA
- a CDS encoding metallopeptidase family protein — translation MSLLDQTAPTAEDILALAEACIARLPQHMQAAAGAVRIIVEDYAEDEILDEMKIDDALELSGLYSGVPLIHESVTHPSMQTPLVYLYRLPILFEWAARGDVTLDELVAHVTIHEYGHHFGWSDEEMHRILDMAD, via the coding sequence GTGAGCCTGCTGGACCAGACCGCTCCGACGGCGGAGGACATTCTCGCCCTCGCCGAAGCCTGTATCGCCCGCCTGCCTCAGCATATGCAGGCGGCTGCTGGCGCGGTCCGCATCATCGTGGAAGACTATGCCGAGGATGAGATCCTCGACGAGATGAAGATTGACGATGCGCTGGAGCTGAGCGGGCTCTATTCCGGCGTGCCGCTGATCCATGAGAGCGTGACGCATCCGTCGATGCAGACGCCGCTGGTCTATCTCTACCGCCTGCCAATCCTGTTCGAATGGGCCGCGCGGGGGGACGTGACGCTGGACGAACTGGTGGCCCACGTCACCATCCACGAATACGGCCACCATTTCGGCTGGTCCGACGAGGAGATGCACCGCATCCTCGACATGGCGGACTGA
- a CDS encoding YbjQ family protein, whose amino-acid sequence MLVTTTPTVQGHEITKYLGVVCGEVVIGAHLGKDILASFTNIVGGRSNAYESTLRETRDDAMAEMMEEARKLGGNAIVGAKFDYTVIGQSGSMMMVAVSGTAVQLT is encoded by the coding sequence ATGCTCGTCACCACAACGCCCACGGTTCAGGGCCATGAGATCACGAAATATCTCGGCGTCGTCTGCGGCGAGGTCGTGATCGGGGCGCACCTTGGCAAGGATATCCTGGCCAGCTTCACCAATATCGTCGGCGGACGGTCCAACGCTTATGAAAGCACGCTGCGCGAGACGCGCGACGACGCGATGGCCGAGATGATGGAAGAAGCCCGGAAGCTTGGCGGGAATGCCATTGTCGGTGCCAAGTTTGACTATACCGTCATCGGCCAGTCGGGTTCGATGATGATGGTGGCGGTCTCCGGCACGGCCGTGCAGCTCACGTGA
- a CDS encoding class I SAM-dependent methyltransferase — translation MAELTSTSGYAEEADDLFVRYEALSAPETHAHWRHLFPAPPVRTLDIGAGTGRDAAWLASLGHSVLAVEPVAAMRLRAAKLHPEPQITWLEDSLPELVNTRARAEVFGMVMMNAVWMHLTADERATGMERVAALLAPVGRLFMSLRHGPIPEGRRMFDVTGEETIALAAPYGLRPVSHVRRNSIMSENKARGVEWTALVFEKAS, via the coding sequence ATGGCTGAGCTGACCTCGACTTCCGGATACGCCGAAGAAGCGGACGATCTGTTCGTGCGCTATGAGGCGCTGTCGGCGCCAGAGACGCATGCGCATTGGCGGCATCTGTTTCCGGCGCCACCGGTGCGAACGCTGGACATCGGCGCAGGCACCGGGCGCGATGCGGCCTGGCTCGCCTCGCTGGGGCATTCCGTTCTGGCGGTGGAACCTGTCGCGGCGATGCGCCTGCGGGCGGCGAAGCTTCATCCGGAGCCTCAGATCACATGGCTGGAAGACAGCCTGCCGGAACTGGTGAACACACGTGCCCGCGCGGAAGTGTTCGGCATGGTGATGATGAATGCCGTCTGGATGCACCTGACAGCGGATGAACGCGCCACCGGCATGGAGCGCGTTGCTGCACTTCTGGCGCCGGTCGGCCGGCTGTTCATGAGCCTGCGCCACGGGCCCATACCGGAAGGACGCCGCATGTTCGACGTGACAGGCGAAGAAACCATCGCCCTCGCCGCGCCTTATGGCCTCCGCCCCGTCAGCCATGTCCGCAGAAACTCCATCATGTCTGAAAACAAGGCCCGGGGTGTTGAATGGACCGCGCTGGTCTTCGAAAAAGCCTCTTGA
- the scpA gene encoding methylmalonyl-CoA mutase gives MTDFPDFTKLDLGTPHAKATAPKLGEAWETPEGVEVKTAYTEADRAGLDYLDDFPGLAPFGRGPYPTMYTNQPWTVRQYAGFSTAEDSNAFYRRNLAAGQKGLSVAFDLATHRGYDSDHVRVSGDVGMAGVAIDSIYDMRTLFSGIPLDKMSVSMTMNGAVLPILALYIVAAEEQGVGPEKLAGTIQNDILKEFMVRNTYIYPPKPSMRIISDIFAYTSQNMPKFNSISISGYHMQEAGASADLELAYTLADGIEYIRAGVAAGLDVDAFAPRLSFFWAIGMNTFMEVAKMRAARLLWAKLVKENFNPKNPKSLSLRTHSQTSGWSLTAQDVYNNVIRTCLEAIAATGGQTQSLHTNSFDEALALPTDFSARISRNTQLFLQQEAGACQTVDMWGGSYYVERLTHDLAAKALAHIEEVEKMGGMAKAIEEGLPKLRIEEAAANTQARIDSGTQTVVGVNKFLLDEDEDVPVLKVDNAAVRKMQLDKLARLKSERDEAEVQAKLDAIAEAAAGTEGNLLALAVDAARAKATVGEISEAVERSQGRHQAVIRSIKGVYGGGVKGTEKADEALSLAEAFEKQNGRKPKVYIAKMGQDGHDRGQKVVASALMDLGWDVVIGPLFQTPEEAAADAREAGVDIVAASSLAAGHLTLVPELKRALGNEGAANARIIVGGVIPPQDFDALYAAGASAIFPPGTVIADSALKMLEILTGGDDGAKTAAE, from the coding sequence ATGACCGATTTCCCCGACTTCACGAAACTCGACCTGGGCACGCCCCATGCGAAAGCCACCGCGCCAAAGCTTGGCGAGGCCTGGGAAACCCCGGAAGGCGTCGAAGTGAAAACGGCCTACACCGAGGCGGACCGCGCCGGGCTGGACTATCTGGACGATTTCCCCGGCCTTGCCCCGTTCGGCCGTGGCCCTTACCCGACCATGTACACGAACCAGCCCTGGACAGTTCGTCAGTATGCGGGCTTCTCGACAGCTGAAGACTCCAACGCCTTCTATCGCCGCAACCTCGCCGCTGGCCAGAAAGGCCTGTCGGTCGCCTTCGACCTCGCCACACACCGCGGCTACGACTCCGATCACGTCCGCGTGTCGGGCGATGTCGGCATGGCGGGCGTCGCCATCGACTCCATCTATGACATGCGCACCCTCTTCTCCGGCATCCCGCTGGACAAGATGTCCGTCTCGATGACGATGAACGGCGCCGTTCTGCCGATCCTCGCGCTCTATATCGTGGCGGCTGAGGAACAGGGCGTCGGGCCGGAAAAACTGGCCGGGACGATTCAGAACGACATCCTCAAAGAGTTCATGGTGCGGAACACCTATATCTATCCGCCCAAGCCGTCGATGCGGATCATTTCGGATATCTTCGCCTACACCTCGCAGAACATGCCGAAGTTCAACTCGATCTCGATCTCCGGCTATCACATGCAGGAAGCGGGCGCTTCGGCGGACCTGGAGCTGGCCTACACGCTGGCCGACGGCATCGAATATATCCGCGCCGGTGTGGCAGCGGGCCTCGACGTGGACGCGTTCGCGCCGCGCCTCTCCTTCTTCTGGGCGATCGGCATGAACACGTTCATGGAAGTCGCCAAGATGCGGGCCGCGCGCCTGCTCTGGGCGAAGCTCGTCAAAGAGAACTTCAATCCGAAGAACCCGAAATCGCTCAGCCTGCGGACGCACTCGCAGACCTCCGGCTGGTCACTGACCGCGCAGGACGTTTACAACAACGTCATCCGCACCTGTCTTGAGGCCATCGCGGCCACGGGCGGGCAGACGCAGTCGCTGCACACGAACAGCTTCGACGAGGCGCTCGCCCTGCCGACGGACTTCTCCGCCCGCATCAGCCGGAATACGCAGCTCTTCCTGCAGCAGGAAGCCGGCGCCTGCCAGACGGTCGATATGTGGGGCGGCTCCTATTATGTCGAACGCCTGACGCACGATCTCGCCGCCAAGGCCCTCGCCCATATCGAGGAAGTCGAAAAAATGGGCGGCATGGCGAAAGCCATCGAGGAAGGCCTGCCGAAGCTGCGTATCGAGGAAGCCGCCGCGAACACGCAGGCGCGCATCGACAGCGGCACGCAGACCGTGGTCGGCGTGAACAAGTTCCTGCTGGACGAAGACGAAGACGTGCCGGTGCTGAAGGTCGACAATGCCGCCGTGCGCAAGATGCAGCTGGACAAGCTGGCGCGCCTGAAGTCCGAACGCGACGAAGCCGAAGTGCAGGCGAAGCTGGACGCGATTGCCGAGGCCGCCGCTGGCACCGAGGGCAACCTCCTCGCCCTCGCCGTGGACGCCGCGCGGGCCAAGGCGACCGTGGGCGAAATCTCCGAAGCCGTCGAACGCAGCCAGGGCCGCCACCAGGCCGTCATCCGCTCCATCAAGGGCGTCTATGGCGGCGGCGTGAAAGGCACGGAAAAGGCTGACGAAGCCCTCAGCCTCGCCGAAGCCTTCGAGAAGCAGAACGGCCGCAAGCCGAAAGTCTACATCGCCAAGATGGGCCAGGACGGTCACGACCGCGGACAGAAGGTCGTCGCCTCCGCACTCATGGACCTTGGCTGGGATGTTGTGATTGGCCCGCTGTTCCAGACGCCGGAAGAAGCTGCCGCCGATGCGCGCGAAGCCGGGGTCGACATTGTCGCCGCCTCCTCACTCGCGGCAGGCCACCTGACGCTGGTGCCGGAACTGAAGCGCGCGCTCGGCAATGAAGGCGCAGCCAACGCCCGCATCATCGTGGGCGGCGTGATCCCGCCGCAGGACTTCGACGCGCTCTACGCCGCCGGCGCCTCCGCCATCTTCCCGCCCGGCACCGTCATCGCCGACAGCGCCCTGAAGATGCTGGAGATCCTGACCGGAGGCGACGACGGCGCGAAGACGGCGGCGGAGTAG
- a CDS encoding methylmalonyl-CoA mutase family protein: MADDILPLSSTFPDATEAEWMASVEKALKGRGIDAITRTTADGLKIRPLYRESDFPASEDPLGTPGEAPYLRGPTAAPDKWLPWDIRQAFTHASPSHTHSEVLRDLERGVSSVELCVDPTGHNGVQAMTMPDYDIALNGVDAAIAGVALDPVMTSGTREAAFLAEWARNKADAKLDFNMDPLGALARTGTLAGGLDAAFAEAGALAKVLAGKYPAANLFRIDARAVHEAGGSEAQELAALIASAVDTLRRLAPHMDAADVAAKTIFCLALDANYGIGVAKLRAARRLWARVEEALGLTAKPMRLQGYSSARMLTRYDAWTNMLRNTAAAFAGAVGGADILTIRAFNEPLGTPEELGRRIARNTQLIAMEESQLGRVADPTGGAWFTETFANELAEAAWAEFQKIESEGGYAASLMSGAFQGRVKATCDARAKDIAKRKIPVTGVSEFPLLDEIAAPVADAPHLRSGAELTDEALQALVPDLPPATGDDATAEPLTPIHLGADFEALRDKAAAAAKQPAIFLATLGPLAEYTARADFARNLFAAGGLAAKEPPVPPKDAAEIAAAFKASGLRIACICGADARYADEADAAAKALKEAGAQHVWIAGKHEGDGIDSNIFMGCDVLHTLKLAHAELGL; this comes from the coding sequence ATGGCAGACGATATCCTCCCGCTTTCCAGCACTTTTCCCGACGCCACCGAAGCCGAATGGATGGCCTCGGTCGAAAAGGCCCTCAAGGGCCGTGGCATTGATGCAATCACCCGCACCACGGCGGACGGGCTGAAGATTCGCCCGCTCTATCGTGAGAGCGATTTCCCCGCTTCGGAGGACCCGCTGGGCACGCCCGGCGAGGCGCCTTATCTGCGCGGACCGACAGCGGCGCCGGACAAGTGGCTGCCCTGGGACATCCGCCAGGCCTTCACGCACGCGTCCCCCTCGCACACGCATAGCGAGGTTCTGCGTGACCTGGAACGCGGCGTGAGTTCGGTCGAACTCTGCGTCGATCCGACCGGACATAACGGTGTCCAGGCCATGACTATGCCGGACTATGACATTGCCCTGAACGGCGTCGACGCGGCCATTGCCGGCGTTGCGCTTGACCCGGTCATGACTTCCGGCACGCGCGAAGCCGCCTTCCTGGCCGAATGGGCCCGCAACAAGGCTGACGCCAAACTCGACTTCAACATGGACCCGCTGGGTGCCCTCGCCCGCACCGGCACGCTCGCTGGCGGGCTCGACGCGGCCTTTGCCGAGGCAGGCGCACTCGCCAAAGTGCTGGCCGGGAAATACCCGGCCGCGAACCTGTTTCGCATCGACGCCCGCGCCGTGCACGAGGCCGGCGGATCGGAAGCGCAGGAACTGGCCGCGCTGATCGCCTCTGCGGTCGACACGCTGCGCCGCCTGGCGCCGCACATGGACGCCGCAGACGTGGCCGCGAAGACGATCTTCTGCCTCGCCCTCGACGCCAATTACGGCATCGGCGTTGCGAAGCTGCGCGCCGCGCGCCGGTTGTGGGCCCGGGTGGAAGAAGCCCTCGGCCTGACCGCGAAGCCAATGCGCCTTCAAGGCTACAGCTCCGCCCGCATGCTGACGCGCTATGACGCCTGGACCAACATGCTTCGCAACACGGCGGCCGCCTTTGCCGGTGCCGTCGGCGGCGCAGACATCCTGACCATCCGCGCCTTCAACGAGCCGCTGGGCACGCCGGAAGAGCTCGGCCGCCGTATCGCGCGCAATACCCAGCTGATCGCCATGGAAGAAAGCCAACTCGGCCGCGTGGCAGATCCGACGGGCGGCGCCTGGTTCACCGAGACGTTCGCAAACGAACTGGCCGAAGCAGCCTGGGCCGAATTCCAGAAAATCGAAAGCGAAGGCGGCTATGCAGCCTCCCTCATGTCCGGAGCCTTCCAGGGCCGCGTGAAAGCGACGTGCGACGCCCGGGCCAAGGACATCGCCAAACGCAAGATCCCGGTCACGGGCGTTTCCGAATTCCCCCTGCTGGACGAGATCGCCGCCCCGGTGGCCGATGCCCCGCACCTGCGGTCCGGCGCGGAACTGACGGACGAAGCCCTGCAGGCGCTGGTGCCGGACCTGCCGCCCGCCACGGGCGACGATGCCACAGCCGAACCGCTCACGCCGATCCACCTCGGCGCGGACTTCGAAGCCCTGCGCGACAAGGCAGCCGCCGCTGCGAAACAGCCGGCAATCTTCCTCGCGACGCTCGGCCCCCTCGCCGAATACACGGCCCGCGCAGACTTTGCCCGCAACCTGTTTGCGGCTGGCGGCCTCGCCGCCAAGGAACCACCAGTGCCGCCGAAGGATGCCGCAGAGATCGCCGCCGCGTTCAAGGCGTCCGGCCTGCGCATCGCCTGCATCTGCGGCGCCGACGCCCGTTATGCCGACGAGGCAGACGCTGCCGCCAAGGCCCTGAAAGAGGCCGGCGCGCAGCATGTCTGGATCGCCGGCAAGCATGAAGGCGATGGCATCGACTCGAACATCTTCATGGGCTGCGACGTGCTGCATACCCTGAAACTCGCCCACGCCGAATTGGGGCTGTGA
- a CDS encoding carboxymuconolactone decarboxylase family protein has product MRLKAPRIAPLTDADITDEQRKLLGPRFAGTTYNVFRTLASDPAAYKAFMHWGGYILSDKNDLSERDRELVILRTGYNWKAGYEWAQHERIGLRCGLTPEEIARIKQGPDAPGWSANDKALLQATDELTSDSFITDETWAALSGFSKKQKMDLVMTVGQYTQVSMMLNSFGVQLDDDLTLDPDLAK; this is encoded by the coding sequence ATGAGACTGAAAGCCCCGCGCATCGCGCCCCTTACAGATGCCGACATCACTGATGAACAGCGCAAATTGCTCGGTCCGCGCTTTGCCGGGACGACCTACAATGTCTTCCGCACGCTGGCGAGCGACCCGGCGGCGTACAAGGCCTTCATGCACTGGGGCGGGTACATCCTGTCAGACAAGAACGACCTCAGCGAACGAGACCGTGAACTCGTCATCCTGCGCACCGGTTATAACTGGAAAGCGGGCTATGAATGGGCCCAGCATGAGCGGATCGGCTTGCGGTGCGGTCTGACGCCGGAAGAAATTGCACGGATCAAGCAGGGCCCGGATGCGCCCGGCTGGAGTGCAAACGACAAGGCGCTGCTTCAGGCCACCGACGAACTGACATCCGACAGTTTCATTACCGACGAGACCTGGGCTGCGCTGTCCGGCTTCAGCAAGAAGCAGAAGATGGATCTGGTCATGACGGTTGGCCAGTACACGCAGGTCTCCATGATGCTGAACTCTTTCGGCGTGCAGCTGGACGATGACCTGACCCTCGACCCGGACCTTGCCAAATGA